The following are from one region of the Rhizobacter sp. AJA081-3 genome:
- a CDS encoding response regulator yields the protein MRVLVVEDDPLLGEALAAGLRQRQHVVDWFRDGTRAHAALTDVPYDAVVLDLGLPGGDGMRWLRQWRGEGRTMPVLILTARDGVQDRIAGLDAGADDYLVKPITLDELAARLRALARRSSGRAESVWRHGALAYDPAGRSVQWNGTPVDLTARELALLEALMAHPNRILSKAQLQEKLYDWGESLESNTLEVHVHHLRRKLARDVIRTVRGVGYALGPAEGAEDTQ from the coding sequence ATGCGCGTGCTCGTCGTCGAAGACGACCCGCTGCTCGGCGAGGCCCTGGCCGCCGGGCTGCGCCAGCGCCAGCACGTGGTCGACTGGTTCCGCGACGGCACGCGGGCCCACGCGGCGCTCACCGACGTGCCCTACGACGCGGTGGTGCTCGACCTCGGCCTGCCCGGCGGCGACGGCATGCGCTGGCTGCGCCAGTGGCGCGGCGAGGGCCGCACGATGCCGGTGCTGATCCTCACCGCGCGCGACGGCGTGCAGGACCGCATCGCCGGTCTCGATGCCGGCGCCGACGACTACCTGGTCAAGCCGATCACGCTGGACGAACTGGCCGCGCGATTGCGCGCGCTGGCGCGGCGCAGCAGCGGCCGCGCCGAGAGCGTGTGGCGGCACGGCGCGCTGGCCTACGACCCGGCGGGCCGCAGCGTGCAGTGGAACGGCACGCCGGTGGACCTGACCGCGCGCGAGCTGGCGCTGCTCGAGGCGCTGATGGCGCACCCGAACCGCATCCTCTCCAAGGCACAGCTGCAGGAGAAGCTCTACGACTGGGGCGAATCGCTGGAGAGCAACACGCTCGAGGTGCATGTACACCACCTGCGCCGCAAGCTCGCGCGCGACGTCATCCGCACGGTGCGCGGCGTGGGCTACGCGCTCGGGCCGGCCGAGGGCGCGGAGGACACCCAGTGA
- a CDS encoding DsbA family oxidoreductase: MNTAVPALKIDFVSDIVCPWCAIGLSALEIALSRLEGEVAVQLHVQPFELHPDMGPEGAEVVPYLSKKYGMSAEQVAQNQQHIAVRGAAVGFEFRMDRRSRTYNTFDAHRLLHWAELEGGASQQRALKHALLRAHFTDGENPGAREVLLACAEQAGLVAERAAEVVDSDEYADAVRERERLYLDAGIHSVPAVIINDRHLIAGGQPPEVFEQALRQIAAET, from the coding sequence ATGAACACCGCCGTCCCCGCCCTGAAGATCGACTTCGTCTCCGACATCGTCTGCCCCTGGTGCGCCATCGGCCTGAGTGCGCTGGAGATCGCGCTGTCGCGGCTGGAGGGTGAGGTCGCCGTGCAGTTGCACGTCCAGCCCTTCGAGTTGCACCCGGACATGGGGCCCGAGGGCGCGGAGGTCGTGCCCTACCTGTCGAAGAAGTACGGCATGAGCGCCGAGCAGGTGGCGCAGAACCAGCAGCACATCGCCGTGCGCGGCGCCGCGGTGGGCTTCGAGTTCCGCATGGATCGGCGCAGCCGCACCTACAACACCTTCGACGCCCACCGGCTGCTGCACTGGGCCGAGTTGGAGGGCGGGGCCTCGCAGCAGCGCGCGCTCAAGCATGCGCTGCTGCGCGCGCACTTCACCGACGGCGAGAACCCGGGCGCGCGCGAGGTGCTGCTGGCCTGCGCCGAACAGGCCGGGCTGGTCGCCGAACGTGCTGCCGAGGTGGTGGATTCCGACGAATACGCCGATGCGGTGCGCGAGCGAGAACGCCTCTACCTCGATGCCGGCATCCACTCGGTGCCGGCGGTGATCATCAACGACCGGCACCTGATCGCCGGCGGGCAACCGCCAGAGGTCTTCGAGCAGGCCCTGCGGCAGATCGCTGCCGAAACCTGA